A stretch of the Theileria equi strain WA chromosome 1, complete sequence genome encodes the following:
- a CDS encoding hypothetical protein (encoded by transcript BEWA_029810A), translating into MSKVNPQINLSKKPKKDGGTGSYESGGTTFTVIKNDTGLPKGFFRHVHKPLNGPITLDRTLATSGDQIRGGFTGKKISSIDNVNEVSVYYWDGNDNVPILLGITTENGNPEKTKYHGRSGPGNPWMNGFVLSLSEKQALDNQNCHNNNTVVFNIQNPEFGTLNENSKISNCIRGKIKTSYIKLPSLPGSNYTIKEYAINGDASISRVTYGGRSTGITLNKGGGIDKVRVYFSAGSIEVPLLVEFLQRGGGESEWHYTQNTDGRNWTEVGKEKSKTFYSGPDQPTENLTTELDQIACSIGIGVTLDISYRNSETHARQSKKYCCDNHKDRVTVASGKINTGNHGHIMYYQHTIGQRYNLAAIKYH; encoded by the coding sequence atgagcaaGGTAAATCCTCAAATAAATCTTTCCAAAAAGCCGAAGAAAGATGGTGGCACTGGAAGTTATGAATCCGGTGGTACCACCTTTACGGTCATTAAGAATGATACTGGTCTACCAAAGGGATTCTTTAGGCATGTTCATAAGCCTCTTAATGGACCAATTACATTAGATAGAACACTCGCCACCAGTGGAGATCAAATAAGAGGAGGCTTTACGGGGAAAAAAATAAGTTCCATAGATAATGTCAATGAGGTTTCGGTGTACTACTGGGATGGAAATGACAATGTGCCTATCCTTCTTGGAATTACAACTGAGAATGGTAACCCAGAAAAAACTAAGTACCACGGTAGGAGTGGGCCAGGTAATCcttggatgaatggtttTGTACTAAGTCTGAGTGAAAAACAAGCCTTAGATAATCAGAACTGCCACAATAATAATACCGTTGTATTTAACATACAGAATCCTGAATTTGGTACTCTTAATGAAAATTCTAAGATATCTAATTGTATAAGGGGAAAGATAAAAACTTCATACATAAAACTTCCATCCCTTCCTGGAAGCAATTATACTATTAAAGAATATGCAATTAACGGTGATGCAAGTATATCTAGAGTGACgtatggaggaagaagtacCGGTATTACTCTTAACAAAGGCGGTGGAATCGATAAGGTTCGAGTCTATTTTTCTGCGGGTAGCATAGAAGTACCCCTTCTTGTTGAATTTCTACAACGGGGAGGTGGAGAATCAGAATGGCACTATACTCAAAATACCGATGGTAGAAACTGGACAGAAGTTGGTAAGGAAAAGTCAAAGACCTTTTATAGTGGTCCGGATCAACCTACTGAAAACCTGACAACTGAACTTGATCAGATAGCATGTTCCATAGGTATTGGTGTTACCTTGGATATATCCTATCGGAATTCTGAGACTCACGCTAGACAGAGTAAAAAGTATTGTTGTGATAACCATAAAGATAGAGTTACTGTTGCTTCTGGGAAGATAAACACAGGTAATCATGGCCATATTATGTACTACCAGCATACCATAGGTCAAAGGTATAATTTGGCTGCCATTAAGTACCATTAG
- a CDS encoding hypothetical protein (encoded by transcript BEWA_029840A) codes for MSTERLILRFGFDSTSSFVAAENDDEHIPCKLVAKVQRLKSGRRIITILGPVVNYFSYTHPADFMHISTQPIVAGQLAGECTFPELSGIPPPIFTKIDKIDHLFNKAAASSLASGKLRKDNATSTFNAVARFEDTTIPSSPVSSFLLPAPDTVLMDYLKKLLDRRPLWLRSSMDEFLPAEFSNWKKRTAFSRVCYLFSDGPWRGCMCRLGYDPRKDPEARIYQTIDFRDPHYRSIDWKTGKRSSSTQEPSSLDKSSQDFEKTYGEFSKDVLRPNPEVHFLVAPTRPSQLYQLCDICDAGIQNIVQGTDDQKRSSKMECSKATG; via the exons ATGTCTACAGAACGACTGATTTTGAGGTTCGGCTTCGATTCAACCAGCAGTTTTGTGGCGGCAGAGAACGATGACGAGCACATACCCTGTAAACTAGTAGCAAAAGTACAAAGACTAAAGTCTGGAAGGCGGATAATCACGATTCTTGGCCCTGTGGTCAACTACTTTTCATACACTCACCCAGCAGATTTTATGCACATTAGCACGCAGCCAATTGTTGCCGGTCAACTCGCTGGAGAATGCACGTTTCCAGAGCTCTCTGGAATTCCTCCGCCGATTTTTACGAAAATTGACAAGATTGATCACCTCTTCAACAAGGCTGCCGCCAGCAGTTTGGCGTCTGGAAAGCTCAGAAAGGACAATGCTACTTCGACTTTCAACGCTGTTGCTCGTTTTGAAGACACGACCATACCTTCCTCTCCagtttcttcattcttACTTCCTGCGCCAG ACACGGTTCTGATGGATTACCTAAAGAAGCTGCTGGACAGAAGACCGCTGTGGCTTAGGAGTTCAATGGACGAGTTTTTGCCGGCAGAGTTTTCAAATTGGAAAAAGAGGACCGCATTTTCCAGAGTCTGCTACTTATTTTCAG ATGGCCCATGGAGAGGCTGCATGTGCAGACTTGGATACGACCCTAGAAAGGATCCAGAGGCTCGCATTTATCAGACCATAGACTTTCGTGATCCTCATTATCGCAGCATTGATTGGAAGACCGGGAAACGCTCAAGTTCGACTCAAGAGCCGTCGAGTTTGGACAAGAGTTCGCAGGACTTTGAAAAGACATATGGCGAATTCTCAAAGGATGTGCTTCGACCGAATCCAGAAGTTCATTTTCTCGTGGCTCCAACTCGTCCGTCACAGTTGTATCAACTGTGTGACATTTGCGACGCTGGAATACAGAACATCGTACAGGGCACCGATGACCAAAAGAGGAGCTCAAAGATGGAGTGCTCAAAGGCAACAGGTTAG
- a CDS encoding hypothetical protein (encoded by transcript BEWA_029830A), with the protein MSDTLTLNVEGKCGEKKDEPKCSCSPQPPGITASKVINIRGVTNFSKYTHSIPNGTFKLSGYLQDGDKIGLTGAPIENVKEVSVYYWNGADTNPILLGITKDNSGNTTTSYYGRNDNGINDWISMENGLDELEALDEQNCKLNDAVPFEIQDSTSGSLPKDSKSPPSPPGSNYTVKAQKITDSSARDSNGTKISRVTLNGRPINISTPPDATSEIRLYSSPANKNVPIMFELKPPGNGNSKWFYSTDRDGNSWQEDAGNNFYSDNQLTEALAKKLDAFTCEYHKEVTIDLSFSGNGSYCCDEHVDKGKKNEGKVSVSVAQVSCQHRSPSITVKKHSITTDWSISGIKYNEGGNGQVRMITASELSFPVTGVKTVHAFYCGEVPKLIYLEGGPSEVRGKWFENNGSNSRDGHWTEVKLSGITPGELNKTTECQEYNQLVEELRCNNYRQCNDSTKPLPLLGGPGSQGPGESGGGERNLEGTQGGSSDGDNKPENPHQQSSFSPVANNLGEDQFEGGAGVSGSDTEPERQVSGVKKADKKDGEEDSKRESGYFDEEGDKEKAKATGGTTSTETRTEVASRHSPLERPPEAKPPPPGTGPAAPAAPGKDGDYGDTGKADSVGREAGARAGRDPSKNGDNRSHGPTGDRDVLAPGGPSLAQPVTTTSTLQPTSSATAETYTPESSSVSTPTVTNKETAPHDGEPAAPTTLTPATIKALPLSHTTNVSCHSVPLFGLLLHIQTHK; encoded by the coding sequence atgagtgaTACGTTAACGTTAAATGTAGAAGGAAAATGTGGTGAAAAAAAGGATGAACCAAAATGTAGTTGCTCACCTCAGCCTCCTGGTATTACTGCAAGTAAGGTGATCAATATTCGCGGTGTCACTAACTTCTCCAAATATACCCACAGTATTCCAAATGGGACCTTTAAGCTAAGTGGCTATTTACAAGATGGAGACAAAATAGGATTAACAGGAGCTCCCATAGAGAATGTTAAAGAAGTATCagtatattactggaatggaGCTGATACAAATCCTATCCTCCTTGGCATCACTAAGGACAATAGTGGCAATACTACAACTAGCTATTATGGCAGGAATGATAATGGTATTAATGATTGGATTTCTATGGAAAATGGTCTGGATGAACTAGAGGCACTTGATGAGCAAAATTGCAAGCTTAATGATGCAGTTCCATTCGAAATACAAGACTCTACATCTGGTTCACTTCCAAAAGACTCTAAATCTCCACCTTCACCTCCTGGTAGTAACTATACTGTTAAAGCACAAAAGATAACTGATAGTAGTGCTAGAGACAGTAATGGTACCAAGATTTCCAGGGTGACTTTAAATGGCAGACCTATAAACATTTCTACTCCCCCTGATGCAACATCAGAAATCAGATTATACTCCTCACCAGctaataaaaatgtacCCATTATGTTTGAGCTCAAGCCACCTGGTAATGGAAATTCTAAATGGTTCTATAGTACAGACAGAGATGGTAATAGTTGGCAAGAAGACGCTGGAAATAATTTCTATAGTGATAATCAACTCACTGAAGCTCTTGCCAAAAAATTGGATGCGTTCACTTGCGAATACCATAAAGAAGTTACTATTgatttatccttttctGGAAACGGGTCCTACTGTTGTGATGAGCATGTAGATAAGGGtaagaagaatgagggaaAGGTCTCCGTAAGTGTAGCACAGGTTTCCTGTCAACATAGATCACCATCCATTACGGTCAAAAAACACTCTATCACTACGGACTGGAGTATTTCCGGTATAAAGTACAATGAAGGTGGAAATGGTCAGGTGAGGATGATAACCGCTTCTGAGTTAAGCTTCCCCGTTACTGGTGTGAAAACTGTACATGCATTCTACTGTGGAGAAGTTCCAAAATTGATATATCTTGAGGGTGGGCCTTCAGAAGTCAGGGGTAAGTGGTTTGAAAACAATGGTAGTAACAGTAGAGATGGGCACTGGACAGAAGTTAAACTCAGTGGTATAACACCGGGGGAGTTAAATAAGACTACGGAATGTCAAGAATATAACCAGCTTGTTGAGGAACTGAGGTGTAACAACTATAGACAATGTAATGATTCTACCAAACCCTTACCTCTATTAGGTGGTCCTGGGTCTCAAGGACCTGGTGAAAGTGGTGGAGGTGAAAGGAATCTAGAAGGTACTCAAGGCGGAAGCTCTGATGGTGATAACAAACCTGAAAATCCTCACCAGCAAAGTTCATTTTCCCCAGTTGCTAATAATCTAGGTGAAGATCAATTTGAAGGTGGTGCTGGAGTATCAGGTTCTGATACTGAACCTGAAAGACAAGTATCTGGTGTTAAAAAAGCTGATAAAAAAGATGGTGAGGAAGATAGTAAAAGAGAATCCggatattttgatgaagaGGGTGATAAAGAAAAGGCTAAAGCTACTGGAGGTACCACATCTACTGAAACTCGTACTGAAGTTGCTTCTAGACATTCTCCTCTTGAAAGACCTCCTGAAGCTAAACCTCCTCCACCAGGTACTGGTCCTGCCGCTCCTGCCGCTCctggtaaagatggtgatTATGGAGATACTGGTAAAGCTGATAGTGTTGGTAGAGAGGCTGGAGCTAGAGCTGGAAGAGATCCTAGtaaaaatggtgataatAGATCTCATGGACCTACAGGTGATAGAGATGTACTAGCTCCTGGTGGCCCTAGTCTTGCTCAACCTGttactactacttctactCTTCAACCTACTTCCTCTGCTACCGCTGAAACTTATACTCCTGAATCATCTTCTGTTTCTACTCCTACTGTTACTAATAAAGAAACTGCTCCTCATGATGGTGAACCAGCTGCTCCAACTACTCTTACTCCTGCTACTATTAAAGCCTTACCCTTATCACATACCACGAATGTATCATGCCACTCCGTACCTCTTTTTGGACTTTTACTCCACATTCAGACGCATAAATGA
- a CDS encoding folylpolyglutamate synthase, putative (encoded by transcript BEWA_029820A) has product MDGIETKYRRCIELIMKNRYSKNDEFEKALELLKIRRNAFNIIHVSGTNGKSSVSHKISQCLISSGKMVGLYTSPHIWDYNERIKIQGKVISYEDFVRIYERISAVIGGLELHFFSVS; this is encoded by the exons atggacGGGATAGAGACGAAATACAGACGCTGCATCGAGTTGATTATGAAGAATCGCTACTCAAAGAACGATGAGTTTGAAAAGGCTCTGGAACTGCTCAAAATAAGACGCAATGCCTTTAATATCATCCATGTCAGTGGTACAAACGGCAAGTCATCGGTATCTCACAAGATTTCGCAGTGCTTGATCTCTTCCG GCAAGATGGTTGGACTCTACACTTCTCCGCACATTTGGGACTACAACGAGAGGATCAAGATCCAGGGCAAAGTGATCAGTTACGAGGACTTTGTGCGTATCTATGAACGCATTAGTGCCGTAATAGGTGGCCTGGAACTCCACTTTTTCTCGGTAAGTTGA